TACCGTTCCTACTCACGGATTGCAAAAGGGCGTTTACCTTTTCCAATACTCTACCTACAACCACATACACCGTGGTAAATTCATCATAAAATAAATACATTAACCAACAAAAGTTGCCTTCTTTGGAAGGCAACTTTATCATTTCATAACCTTTCAGCAACATTACTTTAATAAGAAGCTTTTCATAAAATCCTTAACTTTGCAAAAAATTTCAATTAAAATGCATTACAAGAACTATTTTTTAGTAGCTGGTCTTTGTGTTGCGATGCTTTTCAAAGCTCAACAAACTCAACCAGAACTTTACGACCCCTACACACCAGAGTATTTCTCGGTGGGGAAAAATGACCCTGCGTGGTTGCAACTCATCGTGGATAATCCGAGTGGGGTTAATTTCTTTGAAATGGAAAAGAAATTTGGCGAATGGCTGGACAGCGATCCTGACGCCAGACGCAAAACACCAGAGAAAAAACCTGCCGTAAACTTCTACCGAAGATGGCAGAAGGCATATAGACCTTTTGTAAACGGTAACGGAGAGATTGTACTTCCTAAAAAAGAGGACTACCTCGCTAAGCTGGACAGACAAAACCAAAGAAGTAACCAAACAATGGTAAAACACCAACGCGGAGGTTTAACTACTTTGGGAACTAATTCTACTCCTGCAAACACAAATAAATGGCGGAATATAGGTCCTTACTCCACGGATTACAATAGCCAGCACGAAGGATATAAACCGTCTTATGACTCCCACGCTAATGTATTTAGAATAGATGTTTCTAAAACTAATCCTAATATTCTCTACTCTGGGGCAGAAACTGGAGCGGTATTTAAAACTACTGATAAAGGTAAAAATTGGACAGCTTGTGCTTCCGATTATAACTTTGGAGCTAATATTACCGCCATTAGAATAGACCCAAAAGACCCAAATACCGTATGGGTAGGTTCTACTTTAGGTCTATTTGTGAGTGATGATGGAGGAAATAGTTTTAGAAGAATAAATAACATTACCACCACAGTCAACAGTATAAGAGTGAGTGATGACAGAAAAACAGTAACTGTAACCACAGGAGAATCACATAAATTGGGTGGAGGCAATAAATCAGATAATCGTAAAGATGGGTTTTACCGTTCCACAGATAGTGGTAAAACCTTCAATAGAATAATCAGCGGCATTTTCTATGACCACGAACTAAAACCTAATAATTCTAATGTTGTCTATCTTTATGGAAGAAAGCAAGGAGAATGGTACTCTAAACTCTATATATCTAACAATGGTGGTGGGAGTTTTGATAACGGTAGAGAGGTATTATCTGGAGCTAGGATAGGACGATTAGCAGTAAGTGATGCCCCTAATGGAGAAAATTATATCTATGCTTTAGTCACTGTACAAAAAAAAGGCTATCACTACGGGGAGCCTCATATCCTTCAGAGTACTAATGGAGGACAAAGTTGGACAGATAAAACCAAAATAACAAATAATATTAGTGAATATCAAAACACATTCTGCCCAACGATTGATGCCCCAAACGGCGGACAAGGCTATTACGATATGATGATAGGCGTTTCTGGAACCAACCCTGAACATGTTATTTTTGGATTGTGTAGTGCGTACTGTTCTCTTAACGGAGGAGAGGGAGGATACAAAGACACAGCCATCGGAGGCTATTGTAACTTTAAGATGCACGCCGATATGCAAGATATTGCCATTGTAGGTGATGAAGTATGGATTGCCAACGATGGAGGCATTAAATACTCTCCTAATTTCTTTAAAAAAGACGAAAATGGTAATATGACAACAGAAAACCGTGTAAAAGGAATTTATGCTAGTGATTACTATGGGTTTGGGCAAGGCTGGAACGAAGATGTAATGGTGGGAGGTAGATGGCACAATGGAGATGCCGTAATGATGGAAAACTACGGAGAAGGTAATGCCGTATATGTGGGAGGTGTGGAACAAGCTACAGGCTATGTGATGGTAAGCAATCCTAAGAAAGTTTACTTTTCTGATGCAGGAATGTTCACTATGCCAAATAATATAGATGGTAAGTTAAATGCAGATTATTTTGCCTTTGACAGGAAAAAACCCTACGAAGCTCTAAGAGCCAATGGCTTTTTAGGAACAGACCCTCGCTATGCTCAACGAATTTTATATCATGCAGCAGAAGGCCACTGGGGAACTCCTCTAAGGCAAATTTGGGAAACACTTGATGAAGGAACTAATTATAGTTTGTTATATAACCCATCAGACAATATCTCTAACATAGAGTTCGCTCGTTCTAATCCTAACGTAATTTATGCTTGTGGGCAATACGATATTTATAAGTCAATAAATAATGGTCAAAGTTGGACTTCATTTAAAATGCCTCAATTCAACGGCTTTTTCCCTACCATTGCTGTGGATCCTAAAAATGAAAACAAAATATGGGTAGTACAAGGCTACACTAACGGTGGCGTAGCTTATAGCGAAGACAGCGGACAAACTTGGGTAAAACCGCTGGAAAACGATGCCGATATGAAAAATATAGCCTTCCGTTGGATTGTATTGGCAGGAGATGAGCATAACGGGGTTTATCTAGGATCTGACGAAGGTTCTGCCGTTTACTATAAAGACGACACTATGGACAAATGGATTAACTATTCCAACGGTTTGCCACCTGCAGCAAGACTTACTCGTTTAATCCCTTTCTTTAAAGAGGGCAAACTAAGAGCCGCTACCTCGCAAGGGATATGGGAAATTCCTTTATACAGACAAAAATTTACACCCGTAGCACAACCAATGGCAACCAACATTAGCCAAGCCCGATTAAATGATGCTAATATGACGGTAGAGTTTGAATCTTACTCTATTGTAAACCAAGACAAAGTTGAATGGGAATGGTCGTTTAAACCTGAACCTCACTATGTAAGCAACAAAAAGGTAAGAAATCCCAAAGTCATATTTAAGTATAACGGCAAATACGATGTTACCCTAAAAGTTACCACACCAGAAGGCTCCCATAGCCGAACCATTGAAAATATGATTATAGTGGACAACGGAGTGCTAGGAACCAACGAAACCCAAGCCTCTACGAATAAAGTAGCCGTTTATCCTACCTCGTTAAATTCGGGAGAAACACTTCACATAAAACGAGGCTTATCCCAAGAACAAGGGAAGTTCCGTATTTATAGTGCCGATGGAGCGTTGATTAAAACAGTAGAGATAGAAGCCAATTCTGGAGCGGAAATTACCGTTCCTACTCACGGATTGCAAAAGGGCGTTTACCTTTTCCAATACTCTACCTACAACCACATACATCGTGGCAAATTCATCATAAAATAAATACATTAACCAACAAAAGTTGCCTTCTTTGGAAGGCAACTTTATCATTTCATAACCTTTCAGCAACATTACTTTAATAAGAAGCTTTTCATAAAATCCTTAACTTTGCAAAAAATTTCAATTAAAATGCATTACAAGAACTATTTTTTAGTAGCTGGTCTTTGTGTTGCGATGCTTTTCAAAGCTCAACAAACTCAACCAGAACTTTACGACCCCTACACACCAGAGTATTTCTCGGTGGGGAAAAATGACCCTGCGTGGTTGCAACTCATCGTGGATAATCCGAGTGGGGTTAATTTCTTTGAAATGGAAAAGAAATTTGGCGAATGGCTGGACAGCGATCCTGACGCCAGACGCAAAACACCAGAGAAAAAACCTGCCGTAAACTTCTACCGAAGATGGCAGAAGGCATATAGACCTTTTGTAAACGGTAACGGAGAGATTGTACTTCCTAAAAAAGAGGACTACCTCGCTAAGCTGGACAGACAAAACCAAAGAAGTAACCAAACAATGGTAAAACACCAACGCGGACTCACCGCCCTAGCGACGACTCCTACCACTAACAAATGGAAAAATATTGGTCCTTTTTCCACAGCTAGAAACACTCCTAATCCAGACCCTGATGGGAATTATTATGTAGAATCCTATGACTCCCATGCCAATGTTTTTAGGATAGATGTATTTAAAAAAGATGCTAATATCCTCTATTCGGGAGCTGAAACAGGAGCCGTATTTAAAACTACTGATAAAGGTAAAAATTGGACAGCCTGTGCTTCCGATTTTAACTTCGGAACTAATATCACTGCTATTAGAATAGACCCTAACAATGCCGATATTGTATGGGTAGGTTCTACTTCAGGACTATTTGTAAGTAAAAATGGGGGAATATCCTTTGATAGAATAAAAGAAATTACTACTACCGTAAATAGTATAAGGGTAAGTAATGATGGTAAGATTGTAACTGTAACTACTGGTGAGCAACACAAATTCAATGCTAGTAAACCCAACACAAAGGTAGATGGATTCTTTATTTCGGAGGATAAAGGTGCTACATTTCGTAGAGTAATGAGTGGTATTTTCTACGACCACGAATTAAAACCTAACAATTCTAAAGTAGTCTACCTTTATGGACGAAAAGATACAAATTGGCATTCTCAATTATATATTTCTTACGACGGTGGTAAAAATTTCGACAATGGTAGAGATGTTTTATCAGGAGCCAGACCGGGCCGTTTAGCGGTGAGTGATGCTCCAGGAGGAGAAAACTATCTTTATGCCTTGGTAAATGTAGAAAACTCTGCTTATTCTTATGGACAGCCTCATATTCTGCAAAGTAAAGACGCTGGACTGACTTGGACGGATAAAACCACTATAACCAGTAATAGAAATGAAACTAAAAACACCTTTTGCTATGCAATAGATGGCAAAAACGGAGGGCAAGGCTATTACGATATGATGATAGGCGTATCAGGCAAAGATCCAGAGCATGTAATTTTCGGTCTATGTAGTGCCTATCGTTCCCTCAAAGGAGGGGAGGGCGGTTATTTTCACAACTCCATAGGAGGTTACTGCAACGGCAACTTCTCAATACACGCCGATATGCAAGACATTGCCATCGCAGGCGATGAAGTTTGGATAGCCAACGATGGAGGCATCAAATACTCACCTAACTTTTTTAAAAGAGATAATGAGGGGAAAATAACAGGGGAAAACCGTATAAAAGGCATCTATGCGAGTGATTATTGGGGTTTCGGGCAAGGTTGGAACGAAGATGTAATGGTTGGTGGTAGATGGCACAATGGCGATGCCGTAATGATGGAAAACTATGAAAAAGGCAAAGCGGTTTATGTAGGGGGAGTAGAGTATCCCACAGGTTATGTAATGGTAAGCAACCCTAAGAAAGTCTATTTCTCTGACT
This Riemerella anatipestifer DNA region includes the following protein-coding sequences:
- a CDS encoding T9SS type A sorting domain-containing protein, translating into MQKISIKMHYKNYFLVAGLCVAMLFKAQQTQPELYDPYTPEYFSVGKNDPAWLQLIVDNPSGVNFFEMEKKFGEWLDSDPDARRKTPEKKPAVNFYRRWQKAYRPFVNGNGEIVLPKKEDYLAKLDRQNQRSNQTMVKHQRGGLTTLGTNSTPANTNKWRNIGPYSTDYNSQHEGYKPSYDSHANVFRIDVSKTNPNILYSGAETGAVFKTTDKGKNWTACASDYNFGANITAIRIDPKDPNTVWVGSTLGLFVSDDGGNSFRRINNITTTVNSIRVSDDRKTVTVTTGESHKLGGGNKSDNRKDGFYRSTDSGKTFNRIISGIFYDHELKPNNSNVVYLYGRKQGEWYSKLYISNNGGGSFDNGREVLSGARIGRLAVSDAPNGENYIYALVTVQKKGYHYGEPHILQSTNGGQSWTDKTKITNNISEYQNTFCPTIDAPNGGQGYYDMMIGVSGTNPEHVIFGLCSAYCSLNGGEGGYKDTAIGGYCNFKMHADMQDIAIVGDEVWIANDGGIKYSPNFFKKDENGNMTTENRVKGIYASDYYGFGQGWNEDVMVGGRWHNGDAVMMENYGEGNAVYVGGVEQATGYVMVSNPKKVYFSDAGMFTMPNNIDGKLNADYFAFDRKKPYEALRANGFLGTDPRYAQRILYHAAEGHWGTPLRQIWETLDEGTNYSLLYNPSDNISNIEFARSNPNVIYACGQYDIYKSINNGQSWTSFKMPQFNGFFPTIAVDPKNENKIWVVQGYTNGGVAYSEDSGQTWVKPLENDADMKNIAFRWIVLAGDEHNGVYLGSDEGSAVYYKDDTMDKWINYSNGLPPAARLTRLIPFFKEGKLRAATSQGIWEIPLYRQKFTPVAQPMATNISQARLNDANMTVEFESYSIVNQDKVEWEWSFKPEPHYVSNKKVRNPKVIFKYNGKYDVTLKVTTPEGSHSRTIENMIIVDNGVLGTNETQASTNKVAVYPTSLNSGETLHIKRGLSQEQGKFRIYSADGALIKTVEIEANSGAEITVPTHGLQKGVYLFQYSTYNHIHRGKFIIK
- a CDS encoding T9SS type A sorting domain-containing protein; amino-acid sequence: MQKISIKMHYKNYFLVAGLCVAMLFKAQQTQPELYDPYTPEYFSVGKNDPAWLQLIVDNPSGVNFFEMEKKFGEWLDSDPDARRKTPEKKPAVNFYRRWQKAYRPFVNGNGEIVLPKKEDYLAKLDRQNQRSNQTMVKHQRGLTALATTPTTNKWKNIGPFSTARNTPNPDPDGNYYVESYDSHANVFRIDVFKKDANILYSGAETGAVFKTTDKGKNWTACASDFNFGTNITAIRIDPNNADIVWVGSTSGLFVSKNGGISFDRIKEITTTVNSIRVSNDGKIVTVTTGEQHKFNASKPNTKVDGFFISEDKGATFRRVMSGIFYDHELKPNNSKVVYLYGRKDTNWHSQLYISYDGGKNFDNGRDVLSGARPGRLAVSDAPGGENYLYALVNVENSAYSYGQPHILQSKDAGLTWTDKTTITSNRNETKNTFCYAIDGKNGGQGYYDMMIGVSGKDPEHVIFGLCSAYRSLKGGEGGYFHNSIGGYCNGNFSIHADMQDIAIAGDEVWIANDGGIKYSPNFFKRDNEGKITGENRIKGIYASDYWGFGQGWNEDVMVGGRWHNGDAVMMENYEKGKAVYVGGVEYPTGYVMVSNPKKVYFSDSGMFTMPNNIEGRVTTDYRAFIKQPYETLRTHGFFGTDPRYAQRILYHPKEGAWSATMQIWETPDEGVTSSLLYDAQEYISNIEFARSNPNVIYACGRYFIYKSVDNGKSWSQLSIPKPGGVASYIAVDPKDENKVWLVQFVTSGKNGGLLYSEDGGQSWKNVLENSPTMRDKEFRWIILAGDQTNGVYLGSESGAYVYYKDDTMSDWIDYSNGLPPAARLTRLVPFFKEGKLRAATSQGIWEIPLYRENFTPVAQPMATNISQARLNDANMTVQFESYSIVNQKDAQWEWSFSPKPHSIDNPKARNPKVVFKYNGEYDVTLKVKTPQGEHSRTIKKMIIVDNGVLGTSETQTSNPKKVEVYPTLLNQGDNIHIKMGVTREKAQFRLYDASGTLVKTEDIETNTPQEVTISTQGLPKGVYLFQYSTYSYIQRGKLVIK